From Dromaius novaehollandiae isolate bDroNov1 chromosome 15, bDroNov1.hap1, whole genome shotgun sequence, a single genomic window includes:
- the GFRA3 gene encoding GDNF family receptor alpha-3 translates to MGPALLLGLLLSRAGDLLALPRSDCLAAEQLCLSDSTCNATYRILETCALAKTRFLPLDHRSRDRCLSAEQVLGNSSLLHCKCHRRMKRQEHCLRVFWTVHSSMTDGYFNLETSPYENPANEEHWKTDYNKLAALVSGSQLAGDATNPCLKATHVCNLSKKCVRLRTDYASICTKGAGSEDTCDRRKCHRGLRNFFEKVPEDFTKRILFCPCQDELCGERRRKTIVPDCSFQYNTKPNCLWLLDSCLEDHICKSRLADFQQNCQPTGMSPDGCSQHNHAACLQAYMGMIGTPMTPNYVSNFSVEVSLWCTCESSGNQKEKCDQILSMFESNKCLENAIWSQMRLKRTALERQEELFYSSSLSFQGDSASTSLASEMSQVTEVKTQRDISEHNSMPMASSVYSGAAISWPSLALFLPLLLSPP, encoded by the exons ATGGGGCCCGCGCTgctcctggggctgctcctctCCCGAGCCG GAGACCTCCTGGCTCTGCCGAGGAGTGACTGCCTAGCCGCAGAACAGCTGTGCCTCTCGGACTCCACCTGCAATGCCACCTACAGGATCCTGGAAACCTGTGCCCTTGCTAAGACTCGCTTCCTTCCACTGGATCACCGCAGCAGGGACAGATGTCTGAGTGCAGAGCAAGTCCTTGGAAACAGCTCTTTACTGCACTGCAAGTGTCACCGGCGCATGAAGAGACAGGAGCACTGCTTACGCGTTTTCTGGACCGTTCACTCCAGCATGACAGATG GTTATTTCAATTTGGAGACCTCCCCATATGAGAATCCAGCAAATGAAGAACACTGGAAGACAGATTACAATAAACTGGCAGCTCTGGTATCAG GCTCACAGTTAGCAGGAGACGCAACAAATCCATGCCTGAAAGCAACTCATGTTTGTAATCTGAGCAAAAAGTGCGTTCGTCTGCGCACAGACTATGCCTCTATCTGCACCAAGGGAGCAGGAAGTGAGGACACGTGCGATCGCCGCAAATGCCACAGAGGGCTAAGAAATTTCTTTGAGAAAGTCCCTGAGGATTTCACCAAAAGGATCCTATTCTGTCCATGTCAAGATGAACTTTGTGGGGAACGACGCCGGAAAACTATTGTCCCTGATTGTTCCTTCCAGTATAACACCAAACCCAATTGCCTCTGGCTTTTGGACTCATGTTTAGAAGACCACATCTGCAA ATCCCGACTGGCTGATTTCCAACAAAACTGCCAACCTACAGGCATGTCCCCAGACGGCTGCTCTCAGCACAACCATGCTGCATGCCTGCAGGCTTACATGGGGATGATTG GCACACCTATGACACCCAACTACGTCAGTAACTTCAGTGTGGAAGTCTCCCTGTGGTGTACGTGTGAGAGCAGTGGCAACCAGAAGGAGAAGTGTGACCAGATACTGAGCATGTTTGAAAGCAACAAATGCCTTG AAAATGCAATTTGGTCTCAAATGCGCCTGAAGCGGACAGCTCTGGAGAGACAGGAAGAATTGTTTTATTCATCTTCCCTAAGCTTCCAAGGAGACAGTGCCAGCACATCGCTTGCTTCAGAAATGTCCCAG GTGACTGAAGTGAAGACACAGCGAGACATCTCTGAACACAACAGTATGCCTATGGCCTCCTCTGTATATTCTGGAGCTGCTATTTCCTGGCCATCTCTGGCTCTGttcctgcccctgctgctcagCCCACCTTAA